In one window of Candidatus Anoxymicrobium japonicum DNA:
- a CDS encoding 30S ribosomal protein S15, whose translation MLDKEGRKKIIDEHKAHESDTGSTNVQVALLTREINDLTEHLKLHKKDHHTRRGLLMKVGRRRRLLNYLKKEDVEGYRALIKKLELRR comes from the coding sequence ATGCTGGATAAAGAGGGACGAAAGAAGATAATCGACGAGCACAAAGCGCACGAGTCAGATACCGGCTCGACAAATGTCCAGGTCGCGTTGCTTACTCGTGAGATCAATGACCTGACAGAGCACCTGAAGTTGCACAAGAAAGACCATCATACGAGAAGGGGCCTGTTGATGAAGGTGGGCCGGAGGAGGAGGTTGCTTAATTACCTGAAGAAAGAGGATGTCGAGGGCTATCGCGCTCTCATAAAGAAGTTGGAATTGAGGAGATAG
- a CDS encoding polyribonucleotide nucleotidyltransferase, translating to MGLISREFELFGKKIEIETGKMAKQADAATLVTCGGTSVLATVVASDELRPIDFLPLTVDVEEKLYAAGKIPGSFFRREGRPTDTATLTARIIDRTLRPNFDKQFRNELQIVITVLSTDQVNPPDMLGIVGASCALALSNIPFDGPLAGVRVGKIADRWIINPIFQELIESDMNLVVAGNRESILMVEAGANEISETDIVEGLKVAHEAIQHLIDAIDVVDAAVRLEKQEQSKSEILSSINAFLEPRYEDVVGKLMVAYKNKDSEAVEKLNDMFEQVLLEARGQFSDKYRKVVGMCARAVGSAVLNRGLVEEIEPQVEEQMRKTLLDASASDLSKQERSLIRKDARKLFAQPYLETYYGRESLVKGVFDSLEKKLLRKQITELDIRPDGRKPFQIRKLTTEVGLLPKTHGTALFTRGETQVLTIATLGAHSEKQMLDDLGITETKSFMHHYNFPPFATGEARPMRGPKRRDIGHGSLAERALKPVIPDEEDFPYTIRLVSEVLESNGSSSMGSVCGSSMALMDAGVPLKREAHVGGIAMGLVMDGEKFKILSDIQGLEDSAGDMDFKVAGTIEGVTALQMDIKCHGLSFEVIKVALEQARQGRSFIIKAMTEAVPAPRDEVSPNAPRVLQLQIPIDKIGEMIGPGGKNIRGLIEKYDVEIDVEKDGRVFVFGKDAEKVKCVQKAIEAISRDPEVGDRYNGTVVKTTNFGAFVELTPGKDGLIHISKLSKTRIDRVEDVVNVGDKVDVEIEAVDGNGRISLKLSQE from the coding sequence ATGGGATTGATTTCCAGAGAGTTTGAACTATTCGGCAAGAAAATAGAAATCGAGACAGGGAAAATGGCGAAGCAGGCCGATGCCGCCACGCTGGTGACGTGCGGAGGCACGTCAGTGCTCGCGACGGTCGTGGCCTCGGACGAATTGAGACCCATTGATTTTTTGCCGTTGACCGTTGATGTAGAGGAGAAGCTTTACGCCGCCGGAAAGATTCCCGGAAGCTTCTTCAGAAGGGAAGGAAGGCCAACCGACACGGCCACGCTGACCGCCAGGATAATTGACCGTACACTCAGGCCGAATTTTGACAAGCAGTTTCGAAATGAGTTGCAAATCGTAATTACCGTCCTGTCGACCGACCAGGTGAATCCGCCGGACATGCTGGGCATTGTGGGCGCGTCATGCGCCCTCGCGCTCTCGAACATCCCGTTTGACGGCCCGCTGGCGGGCGTGCGTGTGGGTAAGATCGCTGACAGGTGGATTATCAACCCCATTTTCCAGGAGTTAATCGAATCAGACATGAACCTTGTGGTAGCGGGAAACCGTGAGTCGATACTCATGGTTGAAGCCGGGGCTAACGAGATCAGCGAGACCGACATTGTTGAGGGCCTGAAGGTCGCGCACGAGGCGATCCAGCACCTCATTGACGCGATTGACGTCGTTGACGCGGCTGTTCGGCTGGAGAAGCAGGAGCAGTCGAAGAGCGAAATTCTCAGCAGTATCAACGCGTTTCTCGAGCCCCGTTACGAGGACGTGGTCGGCAAGCTCATGGTGGCTTACAAGAACAAGGACAGCGAGGCCGTCGAGAAACTGAACGACATGTTTGAGCAGGTGCTCCTGGAAGCGCGTGGACAATTTTCCGACAAGTATCGAAAGGTTGTCGGCATGTGCGCGCGCGCCGTTGGAAGCGCGGTTCTCAACCGTGGACTCGTCGAAGAGATAGAGCCACAAGTAGAGGAGCAGATGCGCAAAACGCTCCTTGACGCTTCGGCGAGCGACCTGAGCAAGCAGGAAAGAAGCCTCATTCGCAAAGATGCTCGCAAGTTGTTTGCCCAACCTTACCTTGAGACGTATTACGGACGTGAGTCGCTGGTGAAGGGCGTGTTCGATTCTCTCGAGAAGAAGCTTCTTCGCAAGCAGATAACCGAACTCGACATACGGCCGGACGGACGCAAGCCGTTCCAGATCCGTAAACTGACGACCGAAGTGGGACTTTTGCCCAAGACCCACGGCACCGCGCTTTTTACACGTGGCGAGACTCAGGTGCTTACGATTGCGACGCTGGGCGCGCACAGCGAGAAGCAGATGCTTGATGACCTGGGCATTACAGAAACCAAGAGCTTCATGCACCATTACAACTTCCCGCCGTTTGCGACAGGCGAGGCTCGCCCGATGAGAGGCCCGAAACGTCGTGATATCGGGCACGGTTCGCTCGCGGAAAGAGCTCTCAAGCCTGTTATACCGGATGAAGAAGATTTTCCGTACACGATCAGGCTTGTCTCCGAGGTGCTGGAGTCGAACGGTTCTTCATCAATGGGTTCGGTATGCGGCAGCAGCATGGCGTTGATGGATGCCGGTGTTCCGCTCAAGAGGGAAGCTCACGTTGGCGGAATTGCCATGGGTCTTGTGATGGATGGCGAGAAGTTCAAGATTCTCTCGGATATTCAGGGGCTCGAGGACTCCGCGGGCGATATGGATTTCAAGGTTGCTGGAACCATTGAAGGCGTCACAGCTCTGCAGATGGACATCAAGTGCCACGGGCTTTCTTTTGAGGTGATCAAGGTCGCGCTCGAGCAGGCGAGGCAGGGACGTTCGTTCATCATCAAGGCGATGACGGAAGCGGTGCCGGCGCCGCGTGACGAAGTTTCACCGAACGCGCCACGAGTGCTTCAACTGCAAATTCCGATTGATAAGATTGGCGAGATGATCGGCCCCGGTGGCAAGAACATCCGAGGGCTTATCGAGAAATACGACGTTGAGATCGACGTAGAAAAGGATGGCCGGGTATTTGTCTTTGGCAAGGACGCAGAAAAAGTCAAGTGTGTGCAGAAGGCTATTGAGGCTATCTCCAGGGATCCGGAGGTAGGAGATCGCTATAATGGCACTGTCGTCAAGACGACCAACTTCGGGGCTTTTGTGGAACTCACGCCCGGCAAGGATGGGCTCATTCACATATCAAAACTCTCCAAAACCAGGATAGACAGAGTCGAAGACGTGGTAAACGTTGGCGACAAGGTGGATGTAGAGATAGAGGCCGTCGACGGCAATGGACGGATCAGCCTCAAGCTTTCCCAGGAGTGA
- a CDS encoding bifunctional riboflavin kinase/FAD synthetase, with protein sequence MMSLKHTRDFNKHAKESVVTIGVFDGVHRGHQEIIRECVRESEKRGVPAVALTFERNPREVVCGEKPCVITAPYKKIEILESLGLDYVISVSFSRGFSSLEPVQFCEKILAGHLGAQHVCVGENFHFGRRGAGNIETLRGEGKRLGFSVGVSSLVSVEMGQLSSTLIRGLVVEGRMRDVMLGLGRPYIITGKVIPGHSRGKRLGFPTANLLLEQNFCVPPDGVYAGKAVLGNRKYICAINIGSNPTFADTETALEVFLVDFDGNIYDELLEIEFHMRLREEIKFESEERLIEQMRKDVKKTRAILK encoded by the coding sequence ATGATGTCGCTCAAGCATACGAGAGATTTCAATAAGCACGCAAAAGAGTCGGTGGTTACAATCGGCGTCTTTGACGGCGTCCATCGCGGTCATCAGGAGATCATACGCGAGTGCGTCAGGGAATCCGAAAAGAGAGGCGTTCCGGCGGTCGCGCTCACATTCGAGCGTAATCCACGTGAGGTGGTTTGCGGCGAGAAGCCGTGCGTGATAACCGCTCCTTATAAAAAGATCGAGATACTCGAATCGCTGGGCCTGGACTACGTCATATCCGTTTCTTTCAGCCGGGGCTTTTCGTCTCTCGAGCCTGTTCAGTTCTGCGAGAAGATACTTGCGGGACATCTGGGCGCTCAGCATGTTTGCGTCGGCGAAAACTTTCACTTTGGCCGTAGAGGCGCGGGGAATATTGAAACTCTTCGCGGGGAGGGAAAGAGGCTGGGTTTTTCGGTCGGCGTGTCCAGTCTTGTTTCGGTTGAGATGGGACAACTGTCGAGCACTCTCATCAGGGGCCTTGTGGTCGAGGGTCGCATGCGCGACGTGATGCTTGGGCTGGGCAGGCCATACATAATCACCGGCAAAGTTATACCAGGGCACTCCAGGGGAAAGCGGCTTGGTTTTCCCACGGCGAACCTCCTGCTGGAGCAAAACTTTTGTGTTCCTCCAGACGGGGTTTACGCGGGCAAGGCGGTTCTTGGAAATCGGAAATACATTTGCGCGATCAACATCGGAAGCAACCCGACGTTTGCCGACACGGAAACGGCGCTGGAAGTTTTTCTTGTCGATTTTGACGGAAACATTTACGACGAACTTCTGGAGATCGAGTTTCACATGAGGTTGCGGGAGGAGATAAAATTTGAAAGCGAGGAGCGGTTGATCGAACAAATGCGCAAAGACGTAAAGAAAACCCGCGCGATCCTCAAGTGA
- a CDS encoding peptidase M16, with translation MDGSASSFPRSERLMAQQQTFKRTELHSGVRVLSERMSEVKSISLGVWIDSGSRDESLDEQGLSHFLEHMLFKGTPRLSALEIAEAFDCIGADINAATGREHTSIYSRMLQEHLPRAIEIVMEMAQHSVLDPEELNSERQVVLEEINMHNDSPDELVHDHLGFAMWGENPIGHSVLGDSDVIKTVDAKFFREFYRRNYVGSRVVVTACGAVDHEHLCDMVEEHMRDLAPGAPQNRSLAMDTPLTSVRIVEKETEQAHIAIGGKGLPKRHPDRFALLIVDNLLGGSMSSRLFQRIREQLGLVYSIYSYSALFIGIGMVGIYAGTHPSQAARVISLIEEELATDESSHEL, from the coding sequence ATGGACGGATCAGCCTCAAGCTTTCCCAGGAGTGAGCGCCTGATGGCGCAGCAACAGACGTTTAAGAGAACCGAGCTCCACAGTGGAGTAAGGGTGCTTTCAGAGCGCATGAGCGAGGTCAAGTCGATATCGCTTGGCGTGTGGATAGATTCCGGCTCGCGAGACGAGAGTCTTGACGAGCAGGGACTCTCACACTTCCTGGAGCATATGCTCTTCAAGGGGACGCCGCGCTTGAGCGCGCTCGAGATAGCCGAGGCGTTTGACTGCATCGGAGCGGATATCAACGCGGCTACCGGTCGAGAGCACACCAGCATCTACTCTCGAATGTTGCAGGAGCATTTGCCCCGCGCGATAGAGATAGTGATGGAGATGGCGCAGCACTCGGTTCTTGATCCTGAAGAACTGAACTCCGAGAGGCAGGTCGTGCTCGAGGAGATCAACATGCACAACGATTCGCCGGACGAACTCGTGCACGATCATCTCGGATTCGCGATGTGGGGAGAGAACCCTATCGGGCACAGCGTCCTCGGCGACAGTGATGTGATAAAAACGGTGGATGCGAAGTTTTTTCGCGAGTTCTATCGCCGGAACTATGTGGGGTCGCGCGTGGTCGTAACCGCGTGTGGAGCTGTGGATCACGAACATCTGTGCGACATGGTGGAAGAACACATGCGGGATCTAGCGCCGGGCGCGCCGCAGAACCGGTCGCTCGCGATGGACACCCCATTGACAAGCGTCCGGATTGTCGAGAAAGAAACAGAACAGGCTCATATCGCTATCGGTGGCAAGGGTCTGCCAAAGCGTCATCCAGACAGGTTCGCGCTTTTGATCGTGGACAACCTCCTGGGCGGCAGCATGAGTTCGCGGCTGTTTCAGCGCATACGGGAGCAACTGGGGCTTGTGTACTCCATTTACTCCTACAGCGCGCTGTTCATTGGGATTGGGATGGTCGGAATCTATGCCGGCACGCATCCGTCCCAGGCGGCGCGAGTCATCAGTCTCATAGAGGAAGAGCTTGCCACGGATGAATCGTCTCACGAGCTCTGA
- a CDS encoding 4-hydroxy-tetrahydrodipicolinate reductase has product MLKVAVLGALGNMGRQVTRVVLEDPTCELVAAIDPANSRAEVRCAGVPALCDISYLNGVDVDVIVDFTHATASVSNIMWALDHGINAVVGTTGIGDDDLALIDAKARNGSANVLIAPNFALGAVLMMKFSEAAAKFFDQCEIVEFHHRGKKDSPSGTAIATARRVGDVTPAAQAPSTSESEVIECRGGRLGPVNIHSVRLDGLVARQEVIFGSPGQTLTIRHDATDRSCFMPGVIMAVKAIADMPGLTIGLEPLLSI; this is encoded by the coding sequence ATGCTCAAAGTAGCGGTATTGGGCGCTCTCGGCAACATGGGACGCCAGGTCACACGCGTGGTTCTCGAGGATCCCACGTGCGAACTCGTCGCGGCGATTGACCCCGCGAATTCGCGAGCCGAGGTGAGATGCGCGGGTGTTCCAGCGCTTTGCGACATCTCTTATCTTAATGGCGTTGACGTAGATGTGATTGTGGACTTTACGCATGCCACGGCATCTGTTTCCAACATAATGTGGGCGCTCGATCACGGCATCAATGCGGTAGTTGGGACAACCGGCATCGGTGACGATGACCTTGCTTTGATTGATGCGAAAGCTCGCAACGGTTCCGCCAACGTCTTGATCGCCCCAAATTTCGCGCTTGGAGCGGTTCTGATGATGAAGTTCTCGGAGGCGGCCGCGAAATTTTTCGACCAGTGTGAGATTGTTGAATTTCACCACAGAGGTAAAAAGGATTCGCCAAGCGGAACCGCGATTGCTACGGCGCGCAGGGTAGGGGATGTGACGCCGGCTGCTCAAGCGCCTTCGACGTCCGAGAGCGAAGTCATTGAATGTCGCGGGGGGCGCCTTGGCCCGGTGAATATACACAGCGTCCGACTCGACGGGCTCGTCGCGCGCCAGGAAGTTATCTTCGGATCGCCGGGCCAGACATTGACGATACGGCACGATGCCACAGATCGCTCATGTTTCATGCCCGGTGTCATCATGGCCGTGAAGGCTATCGCCGACATGCCGGGACTAACCATCGGGCTTGAACCCCTGCTCTCGATCTGA
- the truB gene encoding tRNA pseudouridine(55) synthase TruB, translated as MPQDGVLIVDKPAGLTSRQVVSRVASLAGVSKAGHSGTLDPLATGVLVVCLGRATLLTRYLGFGQKEYVAEALLGVETDTYDIDGEVVSAHDASDITKEDVGSAIATLATLDKQAPPPYSAVKHNGRPLYQYARAGVHVSTRERAVRVDSIDLVEFGAGVDGPFAVLDITCGPGTYVRSLIHDLGHLLGCGACVSRLRRTRSGQFSIEDAVSLEDVDIQRPDSVSDAAISIEDATSTMPTVRVSMEQARAVAMGKPIMAGVIDAPVSDEVFRVLDPRGSLIALYGPARPDDEGIDARAVRVLRPWQVDDRARSCDGGVVESDVAEGNSRS; from the coding sequence TTGCCTCAGGACGGAGTTCTGATAGTAGATAAGCCCGCCGGGTTGACATCGAGGCAGGTTGTGTCGCGCGTGGCGTCACTCGCCGGCGTGTCAAAGGCCGGACACTCAGGGACGCTCGATCCTCTGGCGACAGGCGTCCTCGTGGTCTGTCTGGGGCGGGCGACACTGCTGACTCGCTACCTGGGTTTTGGCCAGAAGGAGTACGTGGCTGAGGCTTTGCTTGGTGTCGAAACCGACACCTATGATATCGATGGCGAGGTCGTTTCCGCGCATGACGCGTCGGACATAACGAAAGAGGATGTCGGAAGCGCCATTGCCACACTGGCAACTTTGGACAAGCAGGCGCCTCCCCCATACTCAGCCGTAAAACATAACGGCAGGCCGCTGTATCAGTACGCGCGCGCCGGCGTGCATGTTTCAACGCGGGAAAGAGCGGTGCGGGTCGATTCGATCGATCTTGTGGAATTTGGCGCGGGCGTTGACGGTCCTTTCGCGGTTCTTGATATTACCTGCGGTCCAGGCACGTATGTCAGGAGCCTGATTCATGACCTCGGTCATTTGCTCGGGTGTGGAGCGTGCGTTTCACGTCTCAGGCGAACCAGGTCGGGACAGTTTTCGATCGAGGACGCCGTGTCGCTTGAGGATGTCGATATCCAGCGCCCGGACAGTGTCTCAGATGCGGCGATCAGTATAGAGGATGCCACTTCTACAATGCCGACAGTGCGTGTTTCAATGGAACAGGCGCGCGCGGTCGCGATGGGCAAGCCAATAATGGCGGGCGTCATCGACGCGCCTGTATCCGATGAAGTCTTTCGGGTGCTCGACCCGCGGGGAAGCCTGATCGCCCTGTACGGCCCGGCGCGCCCGGACGACGAGGGCATAGACGCGCGCGCTGTACGGGTCTTGCGTCCATGGCAGGTGGACGATCGCGCGCGCTCATGTGACGGCGGCGTTGTGGAGTCTGATGTTGCAGAAGGTAATTCCCGGTCATGA